Proteins encoded together in one Candidatus Paceibacterota bacterium window:
- a CDS encoding thrombospondin type 3 repeat-containing protein has translation MKTNLLLRNSETLKSGNAAMLKSQRFSISAFQHFTLVLLIGLLLSPPPALADFPLPAYTYYGEVRNAYGWPYTRADQVQVIVRVNGRECGRANVDECIGPGLNYRVEVPLDNGNCDLYATFAARREDHPAFAILVGSQEYVVMDPTNSPPLGAAGGRLRLNFFRDTDTDNDGLPDTWEQMILFASGGRYASISEILAGDDFDGDGLSNRDEYVAGTDPTWEVDALSVEAIVHWPGLNRFGVGFYSVTAKTYQLLGSEALAQWQELDLLLNPTNEVSQKFWRGDGYYSWLFIDTQTNPRGLVRLKVQ, from the coding sequence ATGAAAACCAACCTCCTGCTGAGAAACAGTGAAACCCTGAAAAGCGGAAATGCGGCAATGCTGAAATCTCAGCGTTTCAGCATTTCAGCGTTTCAGCATTTCACTCTGGTTCTGTTAATCGGCCTGTTGCTCTCTCCGCCTCCCGCGCTGGCGGACTTCCCGCTGCCTGCCTACACCTACTACGGCGAAGTCCGCAATGCCTACGGCTGGCCTTACACCCGCGCCGACCAGGTCCAGGTGATTGTCCGGGTGAATGGCCGTGAATGCGGCCGGGCGAATGTGGACGAGTGCATTGGCCCGGGCCTGAATTACCGCGTCGAGGTTCCTCTGGACAACGGTAACTGTGACCTTTACGCGACCTTCGCCGCCCGGCGCGAGGATCACCCGGCGTTCGCCATCCTCGTCGGCAGCCAGGAATATGTCGTAATGGACCCAACCAATTCACCGCCTCTAGGAGCTGCGGGCGGCCGACTGCGACTCAACTTCTTCCGCGACACGGACACCGACAACGACGGCCTGCCCGATACCTGGGAGCAGATGATCCTCTTCGCCTCCGGGGGCCGCTACGCGAGCATCAGCGAAATCCTGGCCGGGGATGACTTCGACGGCGACGGCCTTAGCAACCGCGACGAATACGTTGCCGGGACGGACCCAACCTGGGAGGTGGATGCACTGTCGGTGGAAGCGATTGTCCATTGGCCAGGCCTCAACCGGTTTGGCGTCGGCTTCTACAGCGTGACGGCCAAGACCTACCAGCTCCTCGGCTCGGAGGCGCTGGCCCAATGGCAAGAACTGGACTTGCTGCTTAACCCCACCAACGAAGTGTCCCAGAAGTTCTGGCGCGGCGACGGCTACTACTCGTGGCTGTTCATAGACACACAAACCAATCCGCGCGGATTGGTCCGGCTGAAGGTGCAATGA